The DNA sequence ATATCATCTCTTGTCATGACCAGTTCCTTGAGGAAAACCTATGGCTTGTTGAGCCAACTGCCAATTATCCGGCACCCTATTCTTTCGGGATATTCTTACATTTACTTTTTCGAAGAGCTATACCAAAAACAACACCGCCAACGATTCCAAACCCCACACCAAGCGCCGGATTATCCATCGCTGCACCAAAACCCGCACCAACGCCGACTCCAATACAAAGACCAAACGCGAAAGGGTTGTCGACCTGACGAACCCGAGGCTTCTTGAATGTCATTTCATTTCCCTCCCTAAAACCACTCTCAGAAACCCCAAGGAAAATTATTTCTGTACCTGCGTTACATTGCTTCAATGGACATTATTACCAACGGAACAGACAACACTGCAGTAAAATATATGAGTTCCGGCTGACGTGCTTTCGATGGTACTAAGTGGCCAACGGCCAACCCAACAAACAACGCCGCGAGCGGCACCCACCATTCAGAAAAAATAAAGCCTGCTATAAAAAAGGCACAAAATGCTAAAGTACAAACCACCCCAAGGATGTGAATACTTTTCCCTAAAAGCCGGCGGCCCTTACTGCTTACACAGCCAATGTACTGCATTGAGCCTAGCTGGAGAATAACTAAAGAGGATAGCAGGTAAAACGTCATACAAAGTCCCTTATAACGAACGATACGAGCCTGCGAGCGTCCCACCGACGCTTGTCGTGGTGATTAGTGCGCCTTTACGCATCTCTGTCCAATGATAACGCGATGGCAAAGCGCATCGAGTTTACGAGAGTCCGGCGTCCGGCAGGGCGCAAACTAATGCACATAGTTAGCATTTTTTAACTATCACTGGAAGGGAATATCCGCATAGCCCCAAATCCCAGTTCCAGCAACAATCAGAACTATCGCTATAACTTGCTTCAGGCTCTTTGCTGTAATTATTTCATGGATCTCGATCGAGAAATTTCTTGTCTTAGCAAGATCTTCGTATAATTCTGTCACCGAAATACCCTTTCCCTCTGCAATCTTGTCGTCAAAGCTTGGCATTTCTCTTTCGCGGTTTTGGGCCCTCTGCCAGTTAGTACGTATAGAGGAGTATTGTAACTCTGCACCCGCCAGAACCAAAAGCGAACCACTTCGTTGAAACCAATTATTTCCGTCGTAGGTTAATACATCCGCAAGAAGGGAAACCACTGCAATAATCACCATTGTCAGCGTGAAAAGTATTGAAAACCTATTACTTATTAGAACGTTCATAAACTCCCTGCTGAACTATTTGAATGCTAAGGCCAAGTACACCGGTGCGACCTCTCGAGAATCCGACAGATGAAGGCTGCGCACCACTGCGTTTGGTTATATTTTCTAGATCCAGGAGGCGACTTCATGGATTCCTCCTGGTAAGATTTTCATTCGCATATTTATGATCTGTCAAATATATAGCTAGCATGTAGTATTCATTTTCTAGGAGTGGGTAGCTACGCAGCTCGCAAGAAATAGAAATCAAAGTCCTGTCGCTATCCTCATTTGACCACAAGAATGTGTAACCGTACGGATGTTCTGAGTCTGACCGTCTAAAAGATTCATCGTAATTACTGGTTAAAGACCTTACAACATTCTCAGCTCTTTCAATGCATCCAGCTTCGCTGTCACGCGACTCTATAGTCTCCGTTGCCACCAATCTAAAAACCTCTCTATTATCGTTTATATTAATTTGAACATTGTACGCGGACGGAGATATATCTCTATTAGTTCCCCAGCACGTGGCATCGTTATCCGAACAACTTAGAATTCTATCTGATGTGGAAGAGATAATTTCTCCAAACTGATAGCCAAAAACTCCGCATATAGCTTTGTCACATTCACCTAAGGCGTGGAGCGGAAGAGCTAACACAGAAAGAGCAAAAGTTATTCTGCCGTAGTTCATTAACACCGCCTAAAATATCGCCGCGCTCATCGGAAGTTTTGGAGCATAGCGGAAAAATTGTCCGCGTGCAGCGCATTGCAATACGATTCTTTGTCTCCCGATAACCAGAAGTACTCTGTCGCTTTTAAATTATCGAGAAATTCATCTTCTGAAAGTGAGCTATAGTTCTTCACGGATTGGAGGCACGAGTCAGCTTTAGAGCCTTCTTCTACATAAGCATACCCCACGTAGTACTTGAAGGTTTGTTTTGGCAAAGGACGAGGCGCGAAAAAAAATTCTTTCTCGATATGCATTGATGAAAATTTATCGAGCATATTCTTTAGCTTTGCCCTATTGGTTTGAATCCTAATAAATATCAAAATAAAGACTCCTTAGGCTCAACGTTTCCCCTCTCGTCGATCTTTATCCCGTATTTCTCTTTTACAGCTTTTTGAAAGTCAGAGATCGCATTCTTGTGATTTCTTAGAAACCAATTGACATGATTCTTTAAATACTCAGCTCTAATTATGGGATCTCTTAAATCATTAGGGACACGCTCCATACGAGGATCAACACTATCAAACCCACAGAATGGCTCACTTAACCTTCTTTTTGTCATTTCAATATATTCGGGATTAACCTCAATCCCAATAGCATTTCTATTGGTCTGCTGGCAAACGCGGACCGTCGTTCCACTTCCAGAAAATGGATCTAATACAAGATTTCCCTCGTCCGATGAAGCCAAAACCATACGTTCAACAAGCCCTTCTGGTTTCTGCGTAGGGTGGTCTTGGCGATTCGGATTGGAATAGTGAACGTGAGAAAACTCCCAAACGTCACCCGGATTTGCTCCCCGCATATTATTTCTCTGGCGATAGTACTTTTGTGGGACACGAATATCATCGAGGTTAAACGTAAACGATGATGATTTCGTAAACATCAGTATGTCATCATGACGTGGAGAAAACCCTTTTGTTTTTCCCATTCCTTGCGTGTAGTGCCACACTATCCATGCGTGGAAATGCAACTTCAAATCACGTTCTAAGATATCGTATAGGTACGATATAAAGCGGAATCCCATAAAAACGTAAATAGTTCCATGCGGCTTTAAAACGCGAGAAGCCTCCGTAAGCCACTCTTTTGAGAAAACTAGATATTCATCAAATGTCTTCTTATCAATATTGTTTTGATAATTTTT is a window from the Marinimicrobium koreense genome containing:
- a CDS encoding DNA-methyltransferase, whose protein sequence is MTDLKLIAGDAVQQMQDIRSGSIDLIVADPPYNLGKNYQNNIDKKTFDEYLVFSKEWLTEASRVLKPHGTIYVFMGFRFISYLYDILERDLKLHFHAWIVWHYTQGMGKTKGFSPRHDDILMFTKSSSFTFNLDDIRVPQKYYRQRNNMRGANPGDVWEFSHVHYSNPNRQDHPTQKPEGLVERMVLASSDEGNLVLDPFSGSGTTVRVCQQTNRNAIGIEVNPEYIEMTKRRLSEPFCGFDSVDPRMERVPNDLRDPIIRAEYLKNHVNWFLRNHKNAISDFQKAVKEKYGIKIDERGNVEPKESLF